The sequence GAAGAGCACGACCCAGACGAAGGGGTTGGTCCACTCCGCCCAGAGCAACGTGCTGGTGAGAACCGCGAACAGGATCAGCACGCCTCCCATCGTCGGCGTGCCGCGCTTCGTCTGATGTCGGTCGGGCGTGTCCTCGCGGATCGTCTGGCCGATCTGGCGGTTCTCGAGCAGCCGGATCAGCGTCGGACCGGCGATGAAGGCGATCAAGAGGGCGGTGAGCGCAGCGCCGACGCTGCGGAAGGTCAGGTACCGGAAGACGTTCAGGCCGGAGATCTCCGCGGAGAGCAGCTCGTAGAACAGGTGGTACAGCATCAGCGGGGCTCCAGCAGTCGCGTCACGACACGCTCCAGGCGCATGCCGCGGGACGCCTTCACGAGCACGACGTCGCCGGGGCGCGCATGCTTGCGCACCAGCTCGACCGCCGTCTCGGCGTCGTCGCACTCGAGACAGGTCGAAAGACCCGAGGCGCGCGCCTCGCGAGCAGTGGCGCGCGAGAGCGGTCCGACCGCGATCAGGACGGCGATGCCCGCGGCGGCGGCGGCGCTGCCGACCTCGGCGTGGAGCCGCGCGGCCTCGTCGCCGAGCTCGAGCATGTCGCCGAGCACGGCGATCGCGCGCCCCGAGCCGCGCAGCTGAGCCAGCGTCTCGAGCGCGCGCGCGACCGAGTGCGGGTTCGCGTTGTAGGTGTCGTCGAGCAGGCGCAGGCCCTCGGGGCTCTCTCGCAGCGCGGCCCGACCGGGTACGCCGCGGAATCCCTCGAGCCCGCTTCGGATCGCGGCGACGGGTTCCGCTCCGAGCGCGCCGCTCGCGAGCGCCGCCGCGGCCGCGCACAGGCCGTCCTCGACCAGGTGGCGCCCGGGAACGCGCATGCGGATCCCGACGCTGCCGGATCCACACTCGAGCGTGTAGTGCGCGGCGCCCGCTTCCGAGGTCACGGAGCGAGCGCGTACCTCTGCGTTCGCGCTCGTGCCGAAGCGGAGCTTGCGGCCACTGAAGCGCGCGCTCTGCGCGACGCAGTTCGGATCGTCGGAGTTCACGACCGCCACACCGTCGGGCCGGATGCGCGCGAAGAGCTCGCCCTTCGCGCGCGCGATCGCCGCCAGCGACCCGAGCGGGCCGAGGTGCGCGGAAGCGACGTTCGTGATCGCGCCGACCGTGGGTTCCGCGATGCGCGCCAGGTGATCGATCTCGCCCTCGTGGTTCATGCCCATCTCGACCACCAGAA is a genomic window of Deltaproteobacteria bacterium containing:
- a CDS encoding UDP-N-acetylmuramoyl-tripeptide--D-alanyl-D-alanine ligase, which encodes MSWTLGELARSCGGRISGSPETRIESVSTDSRTLGRGALFVAIRGETHDGHDHLQDALARGAAALLVSCDVSAGPAIRVDDTVEALGRLARAQRASFSGPVIAITGSNGKTTTKELCAGVLEAAGRRVRRTPGNLNNHIGLPLSVLALEPADEVLVVEMGMNHEGEIDHLARIAEPTVGAITNVASAHLGPLGSLAAIARAKGELFARIRPDGVAVVNSDDPNCVAQSARFSGRKLRFGTSANAEVRARSVTSEAGAAHYTLECGSGSVGIRMRVPGRHLVEDGLCAAAAALASGALGAEPVAAIRSGLEGFRGVPGRAALRESPEGLRLLDDTYNANPHSVARALETLAQLRGSGRAIAVLGDMLELGDEAARLHAEVGSAAAAAGIAVLIAVGPLSRATAREARASGLSTCLECDDAETAVELVRKHARPGDVVLVKASRGMRLERVVTRLLEPR